A window from Opitutia bacterium ISCC 52 encodes these proteins:
- a CDS encoding TIGR04282 family arsenosugar biosynthesis glycosyltransferase, protein MNVVSLFLKAPTLGAVKTRLAKSIGDEGALIIYCELVEFLLKRIPEANVHVHYTPDALSEMEGWLGPNYLYHLQEGEGLGDRLTRSMQWEFRTGCDKLIFLGGDCPFVDQERLDEAFAALDTNDVVIGPAMDGGYYLIGIKQSRPELFAGVDWGTESVCETTLSICEREGLSVALLKEESDVDDLESWQKAKRFIRGND, encoded by the coding sequence ATGAACGTCGTTTCCCTCTTTTTGAAAGCTCCGACCCTTGGAGCTGTGAAAACCCGCTTGGCAAAGTCCATCGGGGATGAAGGAGCCTTGATAATTTACTGCGAGCTGGTGGAGTTTTTATTGAAACGGATTCCGGAAGCAAATGTGCATGTCCATTATACACCCGATGCCTTGTCTGAGATGGAGGGCTGGTTGGGACCGAATTACCTATATCACCTGCAAGAGGGAGAGGGGCTAGGTGATCGCTTGACCCGCTCTATGCAATGGGAGTTCAGGACCGGGTGTGATAAACTGATTTTTCTTGGAGGTGATTGCCCTTTTGTTGATCAGGAACGATTAGACGAGGCCTTTGCCGCGCTGGACACCAATGATGTAGTTATTGGTCCTGCGATGGATGGCGGTTACTATTTAATCGGTATCAAACAGAGCCGACCGGAGTTGTTTGCTGGCGTTGATTGGGGAACTGAATCCGTTTGCGAAACGACACTTAGTATCTGTGAGCGAGAAGGATTGTCGGTTGCCCTGCTAAAGGAAGAATCGGATGTCGATGACCTGGAAAGCTGGCAGAAGGCAAAGCGATTTATACGCGGAAACGACTAA
- a CDS encoding TetR/AcrR family transcriptional regulator translates to MSPHVKAPEETRARILQVAMEEIHMQGFQGVSINKIVEKAGVTKGALFHHFKGKNELGYAVVDEVISREIHEFWIKPIANSVDPVKDLKKILFEAKNEFLENPEMLVKGCPLSNLAHEMAPLDTTFREKIENQFSRWRGVLQKAFEAGKTAGTVKQEVEADVAAVFIVSALEGLISTCKSSHNMELAAKVMKGFFAYLDSLKN, encoded by the coding sequence ATGTCTCCACACGTCAAAGCACCTGAAGAAACCAGGGCCCGGATCCTCCAGGTCGCCATGGAAGAAATCCATATGCAAGGATTTCAGGGGGTGAGCATTAATAAGATCGTGGAGAAAGCCGGGGTTACCAAGGGAGCCCTCTTCCATCACTTTAAGGGTAAGAATGAGCTCGGATATGCCGTGGTTGACGAGGTCATTAGCAGGGAGATCCACGAGTTCTGGATTAAACCCATAGCCAATTCTGTCGATCCGGTAAAAGATCTGAAGAAGATACTTTTTGAAGCAAAGAACGAATTCCTCGAGAACCCGGAAATGCTCGTAAAAGGCTGCCCTCTGAGCAACTTGGCTCACGAGATGGCTCCCCTGGATACCACTTTCCGGGAAAAGATCGAAAATCAGTTTTCGCGCTGGCGTGGGGTGCTGCAAAAAGCCTTTGAAGCCGGCAAAACCGCTGGCACGGTCAAGCAAGAGGTCGAAGCAGATGTTGCCGCCGTGTTCATCGTCTCAGCCCTCGAAGGCCTCATCTCTACCTGCAAAAGTTCCCACAATATGGAATTAGCAGCAAAAGTTATGAAAGGCTTTTTCGCCTACCTCGACTCACTGAAAAACTAG
- a CDS encoding class I SAM-dependent rRNA methyltransferase, translating into MKSLFLQPRSRGRVLSGHPWVFAGEVQSLLPDAENGKTVLLRDSRKRILGSGIYNSQSKIVWRRYSMDKQPFSMGYVRHALKKAIARRSEEPCRRLVWSESDALPGLVVDQFEKVLVVQALTLAMDMRLPAIATTLIELTDAEAVVFRNDATVRKLEGLDTYIRTFEDLPLEPFDVEIGGITYRLDLLEGQKTGFYLDQREQHALVSSFASGKKVLDAFCNQGAFALQCAKAGAESVLGIDSSDTAIKAATVNAEANELEASFQPANVFDYFSDNREEKFDLIILDPPPFARSHGQLEGGLKGYKEINLRALKALNPGGILATYTCSQAVSMEVFTSVLTDAASDARRTARISHHCYQASDHPVMLSMPESEYLHGLILQVD; encoded by the coding sequence ATGAAATCTTTGTTTCTACAACCCCGGTCTCGAGGTCGGGTTCTCTCAGGCCATCCTTGGGTCTTTGCCGGCGAGGTTCAGTCCCTGTTACCAGACGCTGAAAATGGGAAGACGGTATTGCTCCGCGATTCGCGTAAACGAATTCTTGGTAGTGGAATTTACAACAGCCAATCCAAAATCGTTTGGCGCCGCTATTCCATGGATAAACAGCCTTTTAGCATGGGCTACGTACGGCATGCTTTGAAAAAAGCCATTGCTCGTAGGTCTGAGGAACCTTGTCGCCGATTGGTTTGGTCCGAGTCCGATGCCTTACCGGGCTTGGTCGTGGATCAATTTGAAAAGGTCCTGGTTGTGCAAGCGTTGACCCTGGCGATGGATATGCGCTTACCCGCTATCGCGACTACTTTAATAGAGCTCACCGACGCTGAGGCTGTTGTTTTCCGAAATGATGCGACGGTTCGAAAGCTGGAGGGACTCGATACTTACATTCGCACGTTTGAAGATCTGCCCTTGGAACCCTTTGACGTTGAGATCGGGGGAATTACCTATCGGCTTGATTTACTTGAAGGGCAGAAGACCGGGTTCTACCTTGATCAGCGGGAACAGCATGCTCTGGTGTCTTCATTCGCTTCTGGCAAAAAGGTCCTCGACGCCTTTTGCAATCAAGGGGCCTTTGCCTTGCAGTGTGCCAAGGCTGGAGCTGAATCCGTATTAGGTATCGATAGTTCGGATACCGCCATCAAAGCGGCCACAGTAAATGCTGAAGCCAACGAGCTGGAGGCAAGCTTCCAGCCAGCCAATGTCTTTGATTACTTTTCGGATAACCGGGAGGAGAAATTTGATCTTATTATTTTGGATCCGCCTCCTTTTGCGCGTTCACACGGCCAACTTGAAGGAGGGCTTAAAGGCTATAAAGAGATCAATCTACGTGCTTTGAAAGCCCTCAATCCCGGAGGCATTCTTGCTACCTACACTTGCTCGCAAGCGGTATCGATGGAGGTGTTCACCTCTGTTTTGACTGACGCTGCCAGCGATGCCCGTCGGACGGCGCGGATCTCACATCACTGTTACCAGGCTTCGGATCATCCAGTGATGCTTTCAATGCCTGAAAGCGAATACCTTCATGGACTGATCCTGCAGGTGGATTAG
- a CDS encoding LptF/LptG family permease: protein MNQIDRYIFWEWLRAFLLALGATLGLLVIFDMYDNLGDLLDFNAASADILYYYFIIIPSLLPYILPVAFLVSLLFCLSNLHSNNEIVALRSCGVSFWQISRSLWLAGMMLSGLLLYLNAKVVPWAVEEARQILDDLEYNYELETQQVRDAGIIYSVAFSNPKDGRIWFMNRFNKNTYRGYGVTVSQLNAWNQEVSKIQARECFFNTAEESWTFLQGRNLGFNVETGAQETSKPFKQLELEGLVETPRLLLTLEQRAKNLSLFELRTILDYYEGENNPKAIPFQVRYHSILAGTVICFIIVGLAVPYSVSGVRVNPMVGVAKSAGLFFSYYLVIRLVLMFGEQGTLPPVVAAWTPNIIMVALAMYLYSRLK, encoded by the coding sequence GTGAATCAAATTGACCGCTATATATTTTGGGAATGGCTGCGCGCCTTTCTACTTGCTCTTGGAGCTACCCTGGGGCTGTTGGTCATCTTTGATATGTATGATAATCTTGGCGACCTGCTCGACTTCAATGCAGCGAGTGCCGACATCCTCTACTACTACTTTATTATCATCCCCAGTCTGCTGCCCTATATTTTGCCGGTAGCCTTTCTCGTCTCCTTACTTTTCTGCCTTAGTAATCTCCATTCAAATAACGAAATAGTTGCCCTTCGCTCGTGCGGTGTGAGTTTCTGGCAAATCTCCCGATCCCTCTGGTTGGCGGGTATGATGCTCTCGGGGTTGCTATTGTATCTAAACGCGAAGGTGGTTCCCTGGGCGGTGGAAGAGGCACGTCAGATCTTAGACGACCTTGAGTACAATTATGAGTTGGAGACGCAGCAGGTTCGCGATGCTGGCATTATTTACAGTGTGGCCTTTAGCAATCCCAAGGATGGGCGGATCTGGTTCATGAACCGCTTCAACAAAAACACCTATCGCGGTTATGGTGTGACGGTGTCTCAGCTCAATGCCTGGAATCAGGAAGTGTCAAAGATCCAGGCTCGAGAGTGCTTTTTTAATACTGCAGAGGAAAGCTGGACCTTTCTTCAGGGGCGTAATTTGGGTTTCAATGTGGAAACCGGAGCTCAGGAAACTTCGAAACCGTTTAAACAGCTCGAGCTCGAGGGATTGGTCGAAACTCCTCGACTGCTTCTCACGCTTGAGCAACGGGCGAAGAACCTGTCTCTCTTCGAACTTCGGACCATTCTCGATTACTACGAAGGAGAGAATAACCCGAAGGCCATTCCATTCCAGGTTCGTTATCATTCTATTTTAGCCGGAACTGTTATCTGCTTCATCATTGTTGGCTTGGCCGTTCCGTATTCCGTCTCCGGCGTTCGCGTAAATCCCATGGTGGGAGTGGCGAAGTCCGCCGGCCTGTTCTTTTCCTACTACTTGGTGATTCGCCTGGTTCTAATGTTTGGGGAGCAGGGCACCTTGCCTCCAGTGGTGGCTGCATGGACGCCCAATATCATCATGGTCGCATTGGCCATGTATCTCTATTCGAGACTTAAGTAA
- a CDS encoding alanine:cation symporter family protein: MNIVNLSRTCGLFLFSLTLFLGVPLFAQEEIEAAANAVAEVTEQNLDDKINAAVEPVTSVIVNVVFYSIPIAGQMVPLVLIWLLVGAIIFTVYFRFINIRGFGLAIDIVRGKYTDPNEKGEVSHFQALSAALSGTVGLGNIAGVAVAISLGGPGATFWMILAGLLGMSSKFVECTLGVKYRQIDENGTTYGGPMYYLSRGFAEKGMLGLGNVLAVFFAIVCIGGSLGGGNMFQINQAYSQFVDVTGGDTSWWAGKGWLFGLIVAVIVGVVIIGGIRSIAKTTAKIVPFMCGIYVTAAIVILVTNFSQIPSAIGQIFGGAFSGSAVAGGFIGVLIQGFKRAAFSNEAGIGSASIAHSAVRTENPASEGLVSLLEPFIDTVVVCTMTALVIIITGTWTGAEELGGVGVTSAAFESVLPWFKFVLAVAVILFAFSTMIAWSYYGEQCWVYLFGRTEKAKLIYKLIFCLFVVIGASMTLGNVIDFSDAMIFAMCFPNVIGLYFLMPKAKEELNKYLAKIADGTIERRD, from the coding sequence ATGAATATTGTTAACCTTTCTCGAACCTGTGGGCTCTTTCTGTTTAGTTTAACGCTTTTCCTTGGAGTACCGTTGTTTGCACAGGAAGAGATTGAAGCTGCCGCAAATGCAGTTGCTGAAGTGACCGAACAAAATCTCGACGATAAGATCAATGCCGCGGTGGAACCCGTTACCAGCGTCATCGTTAACGTTGTCTTCTACAGCATTCCAATCGCAGGTCAGATGGTACCCCTTGTGCTTATCTGGTTATTGGTTGGTGCGATCATTTTTACTGTCTACTTTCGCTTTATTAACATTCGGGGGTTCGGGCTGGCTATCGACATTGTCCGTGGGAAATATACGGATCCCAACGAGAAGGGCGAGGTGTCTCACTTCCAAGCTCTGTCCGCTGCCTTGTCTGGAACGGTTGGGCTAGGAAATATAGCGGGTGTTGCGGTGGCCATCAGTTTGGGAGGACCAGGAGCTACTTTCTGGATGATTCTTGCCGGGCTGTTAGGTATGTCCTCAAAATTTGTAGAATGTACGCTTGGTGTGAAGTATCGTCAGATCGACGAGAACGGAACGACCTATGGCGGTCCCATGTATTATTTGAGCCGCGGCTTTGCTGAGAAAGGCATGCTGGGCTTGGGTAACGTGCTGGCTGTATTTTTCGCCATCGTTTGTATCGGCGGATCTTTGGGAGGTGGAAACATGTTCCAGATTAATCAGGCATACTCCCAGTTTGTGGACGTCACGGGCGGAGATACTAGCTGGTGGGCTGGCAAAGGCTGGTTGTTTGGACTCATTGTCGCCGTCATTGTCGGAGTGGTAATTATCGGTGGTATTCGTAGCATCGCTAAAACAACGGCTAAGATTGTTCCCTTCATGTGTGGGATCTATGTGACGGCAGCGATTGTGATTTTAGTTACCAATTTCTCGCAGATTCCTTCCGCGATCGGTCAAATTTTTGGTGGTGCCTTCTCGGGAAGTGCCGTTGCAGGTGGATTTATTGGCGTTCTGATTCAAGGATTTAAGCGAGCTGCCTTTTCAAATGAAGCAGGTATCGGTTCAGCTTCTATCGCCCACTCGGCCGTTCGTACTGAGAATCCCGCCAGTGAAGGATTAGTGAGTTTACTAGAACCTTTTATAGATACGGTAGTGGTTTGCACCATGACTGCCTTGGTCATCATTATCACCGGAACTTGGACGGGAGCTGAAGAGCTAGGGGGTGTGGGAGTTACTTCTGCTGCCTTCGAGAGTGTGTTGCCTTGGTTTAAATTTGTTTTGGCCGTTGCGGTTATCCTGTTCGCTTTTTCTACGATGATCGCTTGGTCCTATTATGGTGAACAATGTTGGGTTTACCTGTTTGGTCGCACCGAGAAAGCCAAACTCATTTACAAATTGATCTTTTGTTTGTTCGTAGTGATCGGCGCGTCCATGACCCTCGGCAATGTAATCGATTTTTCAGATGCTATGATTTTCGCTATGTGTTTCCCCAATGTGATTGGCCTCTATTTCCTCATGCCAAAAGCGAAGGAGGAACTAAACAAATATTTGGCCAAAATCGCCGACGGAACGATCGAGCGCCGCGATTAA
- a CDS encoding HAD hydrolase-like protein — MYYSKEILLLWDIDGTLLSAKGAGPMAFDRATVDHFGYEIPVASIDWLGATDYSIAYAMLEKAGREVTREEAKELINCYLSYLPEMLDASNARAIEGTQELLEHFHDHDAVHQGLLTGNVRRGADIKLGYLGVDHFFRFGAFADHSDHRNDLSRHALDLAREHLHLEWSPEQIYVIGDTPKDIECGKVIGAHTVAVATGHHSVEQLRDHEPSVLFNSFKDPSVLMDYLGV; from the coding sequence ATGTACTATTCTAAGGAGATACTTTTACTATGGGACATTGACGGGACGCTTCTATCGGCAAAAGGAGCGGGCCCAATGGCTTTCGATCGCGCCACGGTGGACCACTTTGGTTATGAAATACCGGTTGCATCCATTGATTGGTTAGGCGCCACCGATTATTCCATTGCCTATGCAATGTTGGAGAAAGCGGGTAGAGAGGTAACGCGTGAAGAAGCGAAGGAGCTGATCAATTGCTACTTGTCCTACTTACCTGAAATGTTGGACGCTTCCAATGCGCGTGCCATCGAAGGTACTCAAGAGCTTCTGGAGCATTTTCATGATCATGATGCGGTGCATCAGGGATTGCTTACCGGGAATGTACGAAGAGGGGCGGATATCAAATTGGGCTACCTTGGAGTGGACCATTTCTTTCGCTTTGGGGCCTTTGCTGACCACAGCGATCATCGAAATGATCTCAGTCGCCATGCCTTGGATCTGGCACGTGAACATTTGCATCTGGAATGGTCGCCGGAGCAAATCTATGTCATCGGGGATACGCCCAAAGATATCGAATGTGGTAAAGTCATTGGTGCCCACACGGTTGCTGTAGCCACAGGCCATCATTCCGTTGAACAGCTCAGAGATCACGAGCCGTCTGTGCTTTTTAATTCGTTTAAGGATCCGTCGGTTTTGATGGATTATTTGGGAGTGTAG
- the mtaB gene encoding tRNA (N(6)-L-threonylcarbamoyladenosine(37)-C(2))-methylthiotransferase MtaB, with product MVSVKASRKRASVHTLGCRLNQSESFILRDQLEKAGYDTVPFGEASDLAIINTCTVTRLADAKCRNAIRSYIRKNPEAFVAVVGCYSQIGYKEIAEIPGVDLIMGNREKLNVLDYVQLGKNEKPAIIRDRITKDDFTIDFVGDQPYEKRANLKIQDGCSFICSFCIIPKARGPARSRDMENLLAEARQMADRGVREIVLTGVNIGTFNSHDGDLLEVLDRLDTIEGIDRIRISSIEPTTIPTELFPRMNDPEHALLPFLHIPLQAGSDAVLKSMRRKYDLKEYLDFLYLAHESVTDLCLGTDIMVGYPNEGEAEFEETCRTFMDNPFSYCHVFSFSERDGTPAARMEDRLSVPEKQIRSAKLRRLSESKRYDYYETHVGREMTVLFEDPKDGLWPGYTDNFVRVVVESDQDLHNQIAKVQLNRVVGDIVEGTLIKLMPNQKVANQTLISTP from the coding sequence ATGGTTTCTGTCAAAGCCAGTCGAAAACGCGCTTCTGTGCATACTCTTGGATGCCGACTTAATCAGTCGGAGTCCTTCATATTGCGTGATCAGCTTGAGAAGGCTGGCTATGATACGGTTCCTTTTGGCGAAGCGAGCGACCTCGCTATCATCAACACCTGCACGGTGACTCGCTTGGCCGATGCCAAATGTAGGAATGCGATTCGAAGTTACATCCGGAAAAACCCAGAAGCCTTTGTGGCGGTTGTCGGCTGCTACTCACAGATTGGCTATAAGGAGATCGCAGAGATTCCAGGCGTCGATTTGATTATGGGTAATCGTGAAAAGCTAAACGTGCTCGACTACGTTCAGCTGGGTAAAAATGAAAAGCCTGCCATTATCCGCGATAGGATTACCAAGGACGACTTTACTATCGATTTTGTGGGCGACCAGCCCTACGAGAAGCGAGCCAATCTAAAGATCCAGGATGGCTGTAGTTTCATCTGTTCATTTTGCATTATCCCAAAAGCCCGTGGGCCTGCACGGTCACGTGACATGGAAAACCTGTTGGCTGAGGCACGACAGATGGCTGATCGGGGTGTCCGGGAGATTGTCCTCACCGGTGTTAATATTGGGACCTTCAACAGCCACGATGGTGACTTGCTAGAGGTCCTGGATCGCTTGGATACGATTGAGGGAATTGATCGCATCCGCATCAGCTCCATTGAGCCTACAACGATTCCTACCGAACTGTTTCCACGGATGAATGATCCGGAGCATGCGCTCCTGCCTTTCCTCCATATTCCACTTCAGGCGGGTTCGGATGCCGTGCTTAAATCCATGCGCCGGAAGTATGATCTCAAAGAGTATCTAGATTTCTTATACCTGGCTCATGAATCCGTGACCGACCTTTGTTTAGGAACAGACATCATGGTCGGTTATCCCAACGAAGGGGAAGCGGAGTTTGAAGAGACCTGCCGGACATTTATGGATAATCCATTCTCATACTGCCACGTGTTTTCTTTCTCTGAACGCGACGGTACACCAGCAGCTCGCATGGAGGATCGCCTCAGTGTACCTGAGAAGCAGATACGGAGTGCCAAGCTTCGTCGCTTGAGCGAGTCGAAGCGCTACGATTATTACGAAACCCATGTAGGTAGAGAAATGACGGTTCTCTTCGAAGATCCCAAAGATGGGCTATGGCCGGGCTATACCGATAACTTCGTTCGAGTGGTTGTTGAATCGGACCAAGATCTGCATAACCAAATTGCCAAGGTGCAATTGAATCGCGTAGTGGGAGACATCGTTGAAGGTACGTTGATAAAACTCATGCCCAATCAAAAAGTGGCCAATCAAACACTGATATCTACTCCATGA